One region of Drosophila teissieri strain GT53w chromosome 2L, Prin_Dtei_1.1, whole genome shotgun sequence genomic DNA includes:
- the LOC122625605 gene encoding uncharacterized protein LOC122625605 isoform X1, with translation MAEQKQLEAIANETSSVTGLRRQPTKYPHGLNITVQTIDDDDNEGSAKDHSDYTRASGGESCWSETQKYHIGMLGSPEALAELQVRRYKYPLTANYYLNSKLERPEKPTPWMLLGYARSVCRWKYLRWPIIFVASVLLFFGLITYCLWLHDVSVARAKFLQRRYEATLTSTTSSSHEAWDEETTSSTEKSPQETTRLEDTDDSDESTELPEIAFGDDGDPEAEGEDGDGDGDYDDTLLPADSIRFTSGHQNSFGVPIEQDKRMLQLLKELLHKPQATPAGNETPLTRVSPTLPPPLSASGRPTEAMALTTPSTTNSGCQSTMLPMCQGVLDYDLTYNREGAAPRDATSMAAYETLIRANCSSRAAEFICGALEPECRPLHIGQLPPCRRICKAILEACSIAIYNSDILGELFDCNLYPDAHESHKCEDPTRRRDYCYGNEFQCHDGSCIPQNWQCDKIKDCLGGEDEDEQCLVCETDEFRCRSNEKCLVEKYRCDQNVDCLDGSDEQDCDEYGSGDLAPFDESELNAFPRVFSYASFLSPNETNDKVYTYITATTDEDAGTETKFQIHQVAAPAPPVNSSAEEGAGGPKGFVNFRDSKEIMMTSDSENKFKYSQRANRTSVKFSVSAPTTPAARTASAIPSSALAQQRERATSTTTSTTTSTTTSSTTSTPSISSTSSSPINPPTSKPNPYEVATSSGGCPPHELRCVSGKCITVSQLCDKQIDCPDAADELMCVYRERPSRLRTTSTTAPPPTTSSSAPPETSSAATTTAAVTSTRRPLRTTPNRSRKPKS, from the exons ATGGCCGAACAGAAGCAGCTGGAAGCAATTGCGAATGAGACCTCATCAGTCACCGGATTGAGACGTCAGCCCACCAAATATCCCCACGGCCTCAACATCACGGTGCAGACCATCGACGACGATGATAATGAGGGATCTGCGAAAGATCACAGTGACTACACCCGCGCCTCCGGCGGCGAATCGTGCTGGAGCGAGACTCAGAAATACCACATTGGAATGCTGGGGAGTCCCGAAGCCCTGGCCGAACTTCAAGTTCGACGCTACAAGTACCCATTGACGgctaattattatttgaacAGCAAGCTGGAGAGGCCGGAGAAGCCGACACCCTGGATGCTGTTGGGCTATGCTCGAAGCGTGTGCAGGTGGAAGTACCTGAGGTGGCCCATTATATTTGTGGCCAGCGTCTTGCTCTTTTTCGGACTGATCACCTACTGTCTGTGGCTTCACGATGTCAGCGTGGCTAGAGCCAAATTCCTCCAGCGTCGCTATGAAGCCACTTTGACATCCACGACCTCCAGCAGCCACGAGGCCTGGGATGAGGAAACCACCAGCTCCACCGAAAAGTCGCCCCAGGAAACCACACGACTCGAAGACACGGACGACAGTGACGAGAGCACGGAGCTGCCTGAAATAGCATTTGGTGACGATGGAGACCCAGAGGCTGAAGGCGAGGATGGCGATGGGGATGGCGACTACGATGACACCTTGCTGCCGGCGGACAGCATACGATTCACCTCCGGGCATCAGAACAGCTTTGGGGTTCCCATCGAGCAGGACAAGCgaatgctgcagttgctcaaAGAA TTACTGCACAAACCCCAGGCGACTCCCGCTGGCAACGAGACTCCCCTGACCCGGGTGTCCCCCACCCTTCCACCCCCCCTGTCGGCCAGTGGGCGGCCCACAGAGGCGATGGCCTTGACCACCCCCTCGACGACGAACAGTGGCTGCCAGTCGACCATGCTGCCCATGTGCCAGGGAGTGCTCGACTACGATCTCACCTACAACCGCGAGGGTGCGGCACCGCGGGACGCCACATCCATGGCGGCCTACGAGACGCTCATCCGGGCCAATTGCTCCTCCAGGGCGGCTGAGTTCATTTGTGGCGCCCTGGAACCCGAGTGTCGACCTCTGCACATCGGGCAGCTGCCTCCTTGTCGTCGCATCTGCAAGG CTATTTTGGAGGCCTGTTCCATAGCGATTTACAACTCGGATATCCTGGGCGAGCTCTTCGACTGCAACCTGTATCCCGACGCCCATGAGAGCCACAAGTGCGAGGATCCCACAAGGCGACGTGATTACTGCTACGGAAACGAGTTCCAGTGCCATGATGGCAGCTGCATTCCCCAGAACTGGCAGTGCGACAAGATCAAGGATTGCCTGGGaggcgaggatgaggatgagcaATGTTTGGTTTGCGAAACGGACGAGTTCCGCTGCCGTTCGAATGAAAAGTGTCTCGTCGAGAAGTATCGATGCGATCAAAATGTGGACTGCTTAGATGGCAGCGATGAACAAGACTGCGATGAGTATGGCTCTGGCGATTTGGCCCCATTCGATGAGTCTGAACTGAATGCCTTTCCGCGGGTGTTTTCCTATGCCAGCTTCCTATCGCCCAACGAGACGAATGACAAAGTATACACGTACATCACGGCCACCACCGATGAGGATGCGGGCACGGAGACCAAGTTCCAGATCCACCAGGTGGCTGCGCCTGCGCCTCCAGTAAATTCTAGTGCGGAGGAAGGTGCTGGAGGACCTAAAGGATTTG TGAACTTTCGTGACAGCAAGGAGATAATGATGACCAGTGATTCGGAGAACAAGTTCAAGTATTCCCAGCGAGCCAATCGAACTTCTGTGAAATTCAGCGTGTCAGCACCCACAACTCCAGCGGCCAGAACAGCAAGTGCGATTCCCAGTTCAGCTTTGGCTCAGCAGCGCGAAAGAGCCACAAGCACCACCACAAGTACCACCACCAGTACCACCACCAGTAGCACCACCAGTACtcccagcatcagcagcacctCTTCAAGTCCAATTAATCCACCCACATCAAAGCCCAATCCCTACGAGGTGGCCACTTCCTCTGGAGGTTGTCCGCCCCACGAGCTGCGTTGTGTGAGTGGCAAGTGCATCACTGTCAGTCAATTGTGCGATAAG CAAATTGATTGTCCCGATGCCGCCGACGAACTAATGTGCGTATATCGGGAGCGCCCAAGTAGGCTACGCACCACCTCGaccactgcaccaccacccacaacatcatcatcggcaCCACCGGAGACCAGCTCAGCAGCCACAACCACAGCTGCGGTGACCAGTACACGGCGTCCGTTGAGGACCACGCCCAATCGAAGTCGAAAGCCCAAGTCGTAG
- the LOC122625605 gene encoding uncharacterized protein LOC122625605 isoform X2 gives MAEQKQLEAIANETSSVTGLRRQPTKYPHGLNITVQTIDDDDNEGSAKDHSDYTRASGGESCWSETQKYHIGMLGSPEALAELQVRRYKYPLTANYYLNSKLERPEKPTPWMLLGYARSVCRWKYLRWPIIFVASVLLFFGLITYCLWLHDVSVARAKFLQRRYEATLTSTTSSSHEAWDEETTSSTEKSPQETTRLEDTDDSDESTELPEIAFGDDGDPEAEGEDGDGDGDYDDTLLPADSIRFTSGHQNSFGVPIEQDKRMLQLLKELLHKPQATPAGNETPLTRVSPTLPPPLSASGRPTEAMALTTPSTTNSGCQSTMLPMCQGVLDYDLTYNREGAAPRDATSMAAYETLIRANCSSRAAEFICGALEPECRPLHIGQLPPCRRICKAILEACSIAIYNSDILGELFDCNLYPDAHESHKCEDPTRRRDYCYGNEFQCHDGSCIPQNWQCDKIKDCLGGEDEDEQCLVCETDEFRCRSNEKCLVEKYRCDQNVDCLDGSDEQDCDEYGSGDLAPFDESELNAFPRVFSYASFLSPNETNDKVYTYITATTDEDAGTETKFQIHQVAAPAPPVNSSAEEGAGGPKGFGK, from the exons ATGGCCGAACAGAAGCAGCTGGAAGCAATTGCGAATGAGACCTCATCAGTCACCGGATTGAGACGTCAGCCCACCAAATATCCCCACGGCCTCAACATCACGGTGCAGACCATCGACGACGATGATAATGAGGGATCTGCGAAAGATCACAGTGACTACACCCGCGCCTCCGGCGGCGAATCGTGCTGGAGCGAGACTCAGAAATACCACATTGGAATGCTGGGGAGTCCCGAAGCCCTGGCCGAACTTCAAGTTCGACGCTACAAGTACCCATTGACGgctaattattatttgaacAGCAAGCTGGAGAGGCCGGAGAAGCCGACACCCTGGATGCTGTTGGGCTATGCTCGAAGCGTGTGCAGGTGGAAGTACCTGAGGTGGCCCATTATATTTGTGGCCAGCGTCTTGCTCTTTTTCGGACTGATCACCTACTGTCTGTGGCTTCACGATGTCAGCGTGGCTAGAGCCAAATTCCTCCAGCGTCGCTATGAAGCCACTTTGACATCCACGACCTCCAGCAGCCACGAGGCCTGGGATGAGGAAACCACCAGCTCCACCGAAAAGTCGCCCCAGGAAACCACACGACTCGAAGACACGGACGACAGTGACGAGAGCACGGAGCTGCCTGAAATAGCATTTGGTGACGATGGAGACCCAGAGGCTGAAGGCGAGGATGGCGATGGGGATGGCGACTACGATGACACCTTGCTGCCGGCGGACAGCATACGATTCACCTCCGGGCATCAGAACAGCTTTGGGGTTCCCATCGAGCAGGACAAGCgaatgctgcagttgctcaaAGAA TTACTGCACAAACCCCAGGCGACTCCCGCTGGCAACGAGACTCCCCTGACCCGGGTGTCCCCCACCCTTCCACCCCCCCTGTCGGCCAGTGGGCGGCCCACAGAGGCGATGGCCTTGACCACCCCCTCGACGACGAACAGTGGCTGCCAGTCGACCATGCTGCCCATGTGCCAGGGAGTGCTCGACTACGATCTCACCTACAACCGCGAGGGTGCGGCACCGCGGGACGCCACATCCATGGCGGCCTACGAGACGCTCATCCGGGCCAATTGCTCCTCCAGGGCGGCTGAGTTCATTTGTGGCGCCCTGGAACCCGAGTGTCGACCTCTGCACATCGGGCAGCTGCCTCCTTGTCGTCGCATCTGCAAGG CTATTTTGGAGGCCTGTTCCATAGCGATTTACAACTCGGATATCCTGGGCGAGCTCTTCGACTGCAACCTGTATCCCGACGCCCATGAGAGCCACAAGTGCGAGGATCCCACAAGGCGACGTGATTACTGCTACGGAAACGAGTTCCAGTGCCATGATGGCAGCTGCATTCCCCAGAACTGGCAGTGCGACAAGATCAAGGATTGCCTGGGaggcgaggatgaggatgagcaATGTTTGGTTTGCGAAACGGACGAGTTCCGCTGCCGTTCGAATGAAAAGTGTCTCGTCGAGAAGTATCGATGCGATCAAAATGTGGACTGCTTAGATGGCAGCGATGAACAAGACTGCGATGAGTATGGCTCTGGCGATTTGGCCCCATTCGATGAGTCTGAACTGAATGCCTTTCCGCGGGTGTTTTCCTATGCCAGCTTCCTATCGCCCAACGAGACGAATGACAAAGTATACACGTACATCACGGCCACCACCGATGAGGATGCGGGCACGGAGACCAAGTTCCAGATCCACCAGGTGGCTGCGCCTGCGCCTCCAGTAAATTCTAGTGCGGAGGAAGGTGCTGGAGGACCTAAAGGATTTGGTAAG TGA
- the LOC122621103 gene encoding probable cytochrome P450 4d21: MWLLLGIGVLIMSLVWDTGRKRWRNSVFAKSKISGPFSIPILGNGLQALTFRPENFIQRFGDYFDKYGKTFRLWVLGECLIYTKDLKYFEAILSSSTLLEKAKLYRFLREFLGDGLLLSTGNKWTSRRKVLAPAFHFKCLENFVEIMDRNSRIMVEKMRSVADGKTCVDLFKLVSLEALDVTTESAMGVQVNAQNDPNFPYTKALKRVVYIESKRMASVSMRYNWLFPLAAPLVYRRLQKDIGIMQDFTDKVIRERRAILERTKADGTYKPLIMGDEEIGGKAKMTLLDILLQASIDNKPLSDVDIREEVDVFIFAGDDTTTSGVSHALHAISRHPKVQQCIYEELLSVLGTDPDAPVTQTKLLELKYLDCVIKETMRLHPPVPILGRYIREDLHIGDKTIPGNTSILLMPYYVYRDPEYFPDPLAFKPERWLDMKATSHTPLAYIPFSAGPKNCIGQKFANLQMKALISKVLRHYELLALGEDLTPTYTFILSSCTGNNVGLKPRTRVK, translated from the exons ATGTGGCTATTGTTAGGTATTGGAGTTCTGATCATGAGCTTAGTCTGGGATACAGGACGCAAACGATGGAGAAATAGCGTCTTTGCGAAGTCAAAGATTTCGGGACCAttttcgatcccaatattgggCAATGGACTGCAGGCCTTGACTTTCAGGCCAGAAA ATTTTATTCAGAGGTTTGGTGACTACTTCGATAAATATGGCAAAACCTTTCGCCTGTGGGTTCTAGGCGAGTGTCTGATCTACACAAAGGATCTCAAGTACTTTGAAGCCATTCTGAGTAGCAGCACACTGCTCGAAAAAGCAAAGCTCTACCGATTTCTGCGTGAATTTCTTGGCGATGGACTCCTTTTAAGCACCGGAAACAAGTGGACTTCTCGCAGAAAGGTTCTCGCCCCAGCATTTCACTTCAAGTGCCTCGAAAACTTCGTGGAGATAATGGATAGAAATAGTAGGATTATGGTGGAGAAAATGAGAAGTGTGGCTGATGGCAAAACATGCGTGGACCTATTCAAGTTGGTTTCGCTGGAAGCCCTTGATGTGACCACAG agTCCGCAATGGGTGTTCAGGTGAATGCTCAGAACGACCCAAATTTCCCCTACACAAAAGCCCTCAAGAG AGTGGTTTATATCGAGTCAAAACGCATGGCAAGTGTTTCGATGCGTTATAACTGGCTTTTTCCGCTGGCGGCTCCTTTGGTGTATCGCCGCTTGCAAAAGGACATTGGAATTATGCAGGACTTCACTGACAAGGTCATTCGCGAACGACGAGCGATTTTGGAGCGCACCAAGGCTGATGGCACCTACAAACCGCTGA TAATGGGAGACGAAGAAATAGGTGGTAAGGCCAAGATGACTTTGCTGGACATCCTGCTGCAAGCCTCCATCGACAACAAGCCCCTGAGTGATGTGGATATCCGCGAGGAGGTGGACGTTTTCATATTCGCAGGAGATGACACCACCACGAGTGGGGTGTCCCATGCACTACACGCAATATCCAGGCATCCCAAGGTCCAGCAGTGCATCTACGAGGAACTACTGTCTGTTCTAGGAACGGATCCCGACGCTCCAGTGACCCAAACCAAGTTGCTGGAACTGAAGTATCTCGACTGCGTGATCAAGGAGACGATGCGTTTGCATCCACCAGTTCCCATCCTCGGAAGGTACATTCGCGAGGACTTGCACATTGGCGACAAAACCATTCCCGGCAACACCAGCATTTTACTAATGCCCTACTATGTCTACCGAGATCCGGAGTACTTTCCGGATCCCCTGGCCTTCAAGCCGGAACGATGGCTGGACATGAAAGCTACCTCGCATACGCCTCTAGCGTATATTCCTTTTAGTGCAGGGCCCAAGAACTGTATAGGCCAGAAATTCGCCAACCTGCAGATGAAGGCGCTGATCAGTAAGGTCCTTCGGCACTACGAACTTCTTGCGCTTGGCGAGGATCTTACACCTACGTACACCTTCATTTTGAGTTCCTGTACCGGAAATAATGTTGGCCTTAAGCCAAGAACAAGAGTTAAATGA